The following are from one region of the Papaver somniferum cultivar HN1 unplaced genomic scaffold, ASM357369v1 unplaced-scaffold_132, whole genome shotgun sequence genome:
- the LOC113333200 gene encoding uncharacterized protein LOC113333200 has translation MNLIPVQSPLCCLYERLVVDLRRDILLSMKATAFWIWLEEVGFPNVVLGLLNIDVVALSLIFQEAVGCLNCIESPLPPLFSLTGNIIQIPLTKSLMSPNDINYTSLYKNRSSALRRISYAVNEIYVKAFDDIIQKVSPNNPPPPVPPLPKENKHRPGVVQV, from the coding sequence ATGAATTTGATCCCAGTACAATCTCCACTATGCTGTTTATACGAACGACTAGTCGTCGACTTACGCCGTGACATACTTCTCAGCATGAAAGCTACTGCTTTCTGGATATGGTTAGAAGAGGTCGGATTCCCCAACGTTGTTTTGGGTTTGCTTAATATAGACGTTGTTGCACTATCACTAATATTTCAAGAAGCTGTTGGCTGCCTCAACTGCATCGAATCTCCATTACCTCCATTATTTTCTCTAACAGGAAATATCATTCAGATTCCATTAACCAAAAGTCTGATGTCTCCGAACGATATCAACTACACATCTCTATACAAAAACAGGTCAAGCGCACTGAGACGAATCTCCTACGCTGTGAATGAAATTTATGTCAAGGCATTTGACGATATCATCCAGAAGGTGTCGCCAAACAATCCTCCCCCACCGGTTCCCCCTCTGCCGAAAGAAAATAAACATCGACCTGGAGTTGTTCAAGTTTAA